In Candidatus Binataceae bacterium, one genomic interval encodes:
- a CDS encoding acyl-CoA dehydrogenase family protein encodes MDFAFTHEHEELRQTVRRFMENESSEATVRTLMETEPGYDRRTWERMASELSLLGLMVPERHGGAGLGPVELAIAMEEMGRVLFCGPYLASAVLATGALLHGADEAAQRKLLPAIASGKSIATVAVTEAAGKWDLASVAMRATRVGSEWKLSGVKDYVLDGHLADALIVAAKADDGLALFQVEANASGLERHALPTLDLTRKMARLNFSSTPATRISAGEATGALKQVMALGVTMLAAEQVGGAQRCLEMSTEYAKTRLQFGRPIGSFQAIKHKCADMLVETEFARSAAYHAAFAIADGEDGFEAAHLAKSYCSESYFHAAAENIQIHGGMGFTWEHPAHLYFKRARASSILFGDPSEHRLQLANILEL; translated from the coding sequence ATGGATTTCGCTTTCACGCACGAGCACGAGGAACTTCGGCAGACGGTGCGCCGATTCATGGAGAACGAATCGTCTGAGGCAACGGTCCGCACCCTGATGGAGACCGAGCCGGGCTACGATCGCAGGACCTGGGAACGCATGGCATCGGAATTGTCGCTGCTTGGCCTGATGGTGCCGGAGCGCCATGGCGGTGCGGGCCTGGGCCCGGTCGAGCTGGCGATCGCGATGGAGGAGATGGGACGGGTGTTGTTCTGCGGACCCTATCTGGCAAGTGCGGTCCTGGCAACGGGCGCTCTACTACACGGTGCCGATGAAGCGGCGCAAAGGAAACTCCTGCCCGCCATCGCATCGGGCAAGTCGATCGCGACCGTCGCGGTGACCGAAGCGGCCGGGAAATGGGATCTCGCCTCCGTCGCGATGCGTGCCACCCGCGTGGGGTCCGAGTGGAAGCTGAGCGGAGTGAAGGACTACGTTCTAGACGGGCACCTCGCGGATGCGTTGATCGTCGCGGCCAAGGCCGACGACGGCTTGGCATTGTTTCAGGTCGAAGCGAACGCGTCGGGGTTGGAGCGGCACGCGCTGCCGACGCTCGATTTGACCCGCAAGATGGCGCGACTGAATTTCTCGAGCACCCCCGCAACGCGCATTTCGGCGGGCGAGGCCACCGGAGCGCTCAAACAGGTGATGGCGCTTGGCGTGACGATGCTGGCAGCCGAGCAAGTAGGCGGCGCGCAGCGCTGCCTTGAAATGTCGACCGAGTACGCGAAGACCCGTCTGCAGTTCGGCCGGCCGATCGGCTCGTTTCAGGCGATCAAGCACAAATGCGCCGATATGTTGGTGGAAACGGAGTTCGCACGTTCCGCCGCCTATCACGCCGCGTTCGCTATAGCCGACGGCGAAGATGGGTTTGAAGCTGCGCACCTGGCCAAGTCGTATTGTTCAGAATCGTACTTTCACGCCGCGGCCGAGAATATCCAGATTCACGGAGGCATGGGCTTTACCTGGGAGCATCCCGCGCATCTGTATTTCAAACGTGCGCGCGCAAGCTCGATACTGTTCGGCGATCCGAGCGAGCATCGCCTGCAGCTGGCGAACATTCTGGAACTATGA
- a CDS encoding amidohydrolase family protein has protein sequence MVNQAVKADLVLHEGEVVGRPGSDSVAIAAGRIVDYGPFARLKACVGPRTHLVKLAGRTVAPGFIDSHIHFLEAAAVKTGISVWRCRTLGDLLADLRAAAGKTPPGNWLRAFGCDETMLAEKRGPTRDELDQSVPKNPLRLRHQTLHGSWLNTRAINQLGLENPKFRPPDGAQMHRDATGRLTGLFVGMEEWLGAQMPRVTPAEIESRAGVMSRELAAAGVTAFTDATVRNGPAEIALFAKLTSCGAISQRVGVMLGAPYLDALPQALERARAGRIRIAALKFMPARGGNEGGMARCTRIGLGNGLDCAYHTTEIEELEQALDAIEVARRQFASDKPLPLCRIEHGGTISPDLIARIAASGAWVVSNPGFLHFRGPKYLEEPGLVPHLYRARSLLAAGIELVGATDAPVTPARPLAAIAAAISRSTVDGQVLAPEECLESSEAFAMFTRDAARLARIDAGEIASDKLADLIVLPRSPATLNPDELLSLPVDMTLIGGRVVYERGRPAVAYSDSAELHSV, from the coding sequence TTGGTCAATCAAGCGGTCAAAGCCGATTTGGTTCTTCACGAGGGGGAGGTCGTTGGCCGGCCCGGCAGTGATTCGGTCGCGATTGCTGCCGGACGGATCGTCGACTATGGACCCTTTGCCCGCCTCAAAGCGTGCGTTGGTCCGCGAACCCACCTGGTGAAGCTTGCGGGGCGAACGGTTGCCCCCGGGTTTATTGATTCGCACATACATTTTCTCGAGGCCGCCGCGGTGAAAACGGGCATCTCGGTCTGGCGCTGCCGCACCCTCGGTGATTTGCTCGCTGATTTGCGCGCCGCCGCGGGTAAGACACCCCCGGGTAATTGGCTAAGGGCCTTTGGCTGCGATGAGACGATGCTCGCCGAAAAGCGTGGTCCCACCCGAGACGAGCTTGACCAATCGGTACCCAAAAATCCGTTGCGGCTGCGTCATCAGACGCTTCATGGTTCGTGGCTGAACACGCGTGCGATCAATCAGCTCGGCCTGGAAAACCCCAAGTTTCGGCCGCCGGACGGCGCGCAAATGCATCGCGATGCGACCGGACGCCTAACTGGCCTCTTCGTTGGGATGGAGGAATGGCTCGGCGCGCAAATGCCGCGCGTCACCCCCGCGGAAATTGAATCTCGCGCCGGGGTGATGAGCCGTGAACTGGCGGCTGCCGGAGTGACTGCATTCACCGATGCAACCGTTCGCAATGGACCAGCGGAGATCGCGCTGTTCGCCAAACTGACCAGTTGCGGAGCGATAAGCCAGCGGGTGGGCGTGATGCTCGGAGCACCGTACCTCGATGCATTGCCCCAGGCCCTGGAACGCGCCCGGGCGGGACGCATTCGGATTGCTGCACTCAAGTTCATGCCCGCCCGCGGCGGCAACGAGGGTGGGATGGCGCGGTGCACCCGGATTGGACTAGGAAACGGCCTAGATTGCGCCTATCACACCACCGAAATAGAGGAACTCGAGCAGGCGCTCGATGCGATCGAAGTCGCCCGTCGGCAGTTTGCGAGCGACAAGCCGCTTCCCCTCTGCCGCATCGAACACGGCGGCACGATCTCGCCGGACCTGATCGCGAGAATCGCGGCTAGCGGTGCCTGGGTAGTCAGCAACCCGGGGTTTCTGCATTTTCGCGGGCCCAAGTACCTCGAAGAGCCCGGTCTAGTTCCGCATCTCTATCGGGCGCGCAGCCTGCTGGCGGCCGGAATTGAGCTGGTCGGGGCAACCGATGCACCGGTAACACCCGCGCGACCGCTGGCGGCAATCGCGGCGGCCATTTCGCGGTCGACGGTAGACGGGCAGGTACTCGCACCCGAGGAATGTCTGGAATCGAGTGAAGCCTTTGCGATGTTCACACGCGATGCGGCGCGCCTTGCGCGTATCGATGCCGGCGAAATCGCATCGGACAAGCTGGCCGACCTCATCGTACTGCCGCGAAGCCCCGCGACCCTGAACCCCGACGAACTCCTCAGCCTGCCGGTGGATATGACGTTGATCGGCGGGCGCGTGGTGTACGAGCGCGGCCGGCCGGCAGTTGCTTACAGCGACAGTGCCGAGCTGCATTCAGTTTGA
- a CDS encoding enoyl-CoA hydratase/isomerase family protein, which produces MSESVDRPDAVLYEKRGAVAWVTLNRPDQLNAYNVAMRDALFGALSAVHDDVEVRAMVLTGAGPAFSTGGDLHEFGTAPSPVVARWVRFRRDVWGRLKALPVATIAAVHGFTVGGGLEMALLCDIAIAAEDTRICLPETGVGMIPGVAGTQTASRRLGLGRALDLAVSGRWIDAQDALLIGLVAEVVSVAKLESRALELAHWFAQLPRENTALIKLAVWGGLELPLGEGLSLERRLAYRLLMLSGHEHRHDRGTRGLRHPRRPGAPRR; this is translated from the coding sequence ATGAGCGAGAGCGTGGACCGGCCTGACGCGGTCCTCTACGAAAAACGCGGCGCCGTCGCGTGGGTGACGCTGAATCGGCCCGACCAGCTGAACGCCTACAACGTCGCCATGCGCGATGCTCTGTTCGGTGCTTTGAGCGCGGTACATGATGACGTCGAAGTCCGCGCGATGGTACTGACCGGCGCCGGCCCGGCATTCTCGACCGGGGGTGATTTGCACGAGTTCGGCACGGCGCCGTCGCCGGTGGTCGCGCGCTGGGTTCGCTTCCGCCGCGACGTGTGGGGTCGACTGAAAGCGCTACCGGTCGCAACCATAGCGGCGGTTCACGGGTTCACCGTGGGCGGCGGACTTGAGATGGCGCTGCTGTGTGACATCGCGATCGCCGCGGAAGATACCCGGATTTGCCTGCCCGAGACCGGGGTCGGAATGATCCCCGGTGTCGCCGGCACCCAGACGGCCTCACGCCGCCTTGGGCTCGGCCGCGCGCTGGACCTGGCGGTTTCGGGCCGCTGGATTGACGCGCAAGACGCATTGCTTATAGGTTTGGTCGCCGAAGTCGTCTCGGTGGCGAAGCTCGAGAGCCGCGCGCTGGAACTGGCTCATTGGTTCGCCCAACTGCCCCGCGAAAATACCGCGCTGATCAAGCTTGCGGTGTGGGGCGGGCTCGAGTTGCCACTCGGAGAAGGGCTTTCCTTGGAACGGCGTCTCGCCTATCGCCTCTTGATGCTGAGCGGGCATGAGCATCGTCACGACCGCGGGACGCGCGGGCTCCGGCACCCAAGAAGGCCCGGGGCACCCAGGAGGTAA
- a CDS encoding desulfoferrodoxin produces MANQLGKVYICGKCGSQVIVTKGGTGALKCCGVPMEQKK; encoded by the coding sequence ATGGCCAATCAGCTGGGTAAGGTTTATATCTGCGGCAAATGCGGATCGCAGGTAATTGTCACCAAGGGTGGGACCGGCGCGCTCAAGTGCTGCGGCGTACCGATGGAACAGAAGAAGTAG
- a CDS encoding ferritin-like domain-containing protein, whose translation MDAVAFIAELASENESILKRLAPAQALGVEARGDLSPRNLLRVALKNELEASEIAALWMPSARGAELKLALARQAGDEARHYRLIVERLHSLGDDLEGFDPLAQGYSPLFKFLSTLENDVERVAAGQFTREAIALVKNVQFIELCERAGDIATSLLYRGVIQPDEQHHHQLGRHFLARLAVDEESQQMARAAHARTLTLAEELQTLAFQRTGVHHAPGC comes from the coding sequence ATGGACGCTGTAGCTTTTATCGCGGAACTCGCGTCCGAAAACGAATCAATCTTGAAACGACTGGCTCCCGCTCAGGCGCTCGGGGTGGAAGCGCGCGGTGACTTGAGTCCGCGCAATCTGCTGCGAGTTGCGCTGAAAAACGAACTCGAAGCGAGTGAGATTGCCGCATTGTGGATGCCCTCAGCGCGCGGCGCGGAGCTGAAGCTCGCGCTCGCTCGGCAGGCCGGCGACGAGGCCCGCCACTACCGACTAATCGTCGAGCGACTCCACAGTCTGGGCGACGACCTCGAGGGATTCGACCCTCTCGCCCAGGGATACAGCCCCCTGTTCAAGTTTCTGAGCACCTTGGAGAACGACGTGGAGCGCGTTGCCGCAGGGCAGTTCACGCGCGAAGCTATCGCGCTGGTCAAGAACGTGCAGTTCATCGAGCTCTGCGAGCGGGCGGGAGACATCGCAACCTCCTTGCTGTATCGCGGCGTGATCCAGCCCGACGAGCAACATCATCATCAGCTGGGTCGGCACTTTCTGGCACGTCTGGCCGTCGACGAGGAGTCCCAGCAGATGGCGCGTGCGGCCCACGCACGCACGCTGACCCTGGCCGAGGAATTACAGACGCTGGCGTTCCAGCGCACGGGCGTGCATCATGCGCCCGGTTGCTAG
- a CDS encoding acyl-CoA dehydrogenase family protein — MAQREISEEDLRKRVRALLEEAHPDKVDQFTFRGKLYDYGLAWVHFPEGFGGLGVSPGMQAVIADELSKHAKTHYDDMMINAIGIGMGAPTVLTHGTDWMRKTLLRRIFTGEDIWCQLFSEPGSGSDVAGLATRATREGDYWTVNGQKVWTSLAHVSKWGMLLARTNPDAPKHAGMSYFLLDMQSPGVEVRPLHQITGEAEFNEVFLTDVKIPADRLMGREGEGWKVAITTLMNERTAIGGGGPTRRGAGSIGVLINLWKSREQGQFSPDAEILLRDRITKLYIEAELLRMTTQRGKAARKAGNPGPEGSVVKLAQAELNKRIWECAMDVMGADSLIYEPGYKRRRPTSRAREGRNSLTKYQFLRARANSIEGGTSEVMRNILGERVLGLPGEPRSDKDVPWKQIPRSA; from the coding sequence ATGGCCCAGCGTGAGATCAGCGAAGAGGATTTGCGCAAGCGGGTACGCGCGCTTCTGGAAGAGGCGCATCCCGACAAGGTCGACCAATTTACCTTCCGCGGCAAGCTGTACGATTACGGTCTGGCGTGGGTCCATTTTCCCGAGGGATTCGGAGGTTTGGGAGTCAGCCCGGGCATGCAGGCCGTCATTGCTGACGAGCTCAGCAAGCACGCCAAGACCCACTACGATGACATGATGATCAACGCGATCGGCATTGGGATGGGCGCGCCGACTGTGCTCACCCACGGTACCGATTGGATGAGGAAAACACTCCTGCGCCGCATCTTCACCGGCGAAGACATCTGGTGCCAGCTTTTCAGCGAGCCCGGCTCGGGTTCCGACGTCGCGGGGCTGGCGACTCGCGCGACCCGCGAGGGTGACTACTGGACGGTGAATGGCCAGAAGGTTTGGACCAGCCTCGCCCACGTCTCGAAATGGGGCATGTTGCTGGCGCGCACCAATCCCGATGCTCCCAAGCACGCGGGGATGTCGTACTTCCTGCTCGATATGCAAAGTCCCGGCGTCGAGGTGCGGCCGCTCCATCAAATAACCGGAGAAGCCGAGTTCAACGAAGTGTTTCTCACCGACGTGAAGATTCCGGCGGATCGGCTGATGGGCCGTGAAGGCGAAGGATGGAAGGTAGCTATCACCACCCTGATGAACGAACGAACCGCGATTGGCGGCGGCGGCCCGACCCGCCGCGGCGCCGGCTCGATCGGCGTATTGATAAATTTGTGGAAGTCACGCGAACAGGGACAGTTCTCGCCGGACGCGGAAATTTTACTGCGCGATCGAATTACCAAGCTGTACATCGAAGCCGAACTGTTACGGATGACCACCCAGCGCGGGAAGGCCGCGCGCAAAGCGGGCAACCCAGGGCCGGAGGGCTCGGTCGTCAAACTTGCCCAGGCTGAGCTCAACAAGCGCATCTGGGAATGCGCGATGGACGTGATGGGAGCCGACTCGCTGATATACGAGCCCGGCTATAAACGGCGCCGGCCCACCTCGCGCGCGCGCGAAGGGCGTAACTCGCTGACCAAGTACCAGTTCCTGCGGGCGCGCGCCAACTCGATTGAAGGCGGGACCTCCGAAGTCATGCGCAACATCCTTGGCGAGCGCGTGCTGGGTTTGCCCGGCGAACCGCGCTCCGACAAGGACGTTCCGTGGAAACAGATTCCGCGCAGCGCCTGA
- a CDS encoding long-chain-fatty-acid--CoA ligase: MNTVNFVTIPSSIVPDQEILVFGRQRLNYAQLADQVARLAAVFKQAGLKSHDVVATLDTNSDCYVASYYAAAKAGLTFLPLNYRAKENELEYMINAAETRVLLVGDRYFDLIERMRPRLKVHSLLAIGEGRGGIPRLGDLTAKAEPDETEAEVEDEDTSILMYTSGTTSLPKGVMLSFRDFTAYVTANVEMADGSDRGIALVCVPFYHIAGTTAYMTNIWTGRKMIVMQQFDAKTWLELVAAEKVTHAFVVPTMMKQLLDEPSFSKTDLSTLTNLAYGGAAMPIQVIRRAIDAFPKTVGFVNAYGQTETTSSLTVLGPDDHRLEGSPAEVELKLKRLNSIGKPLPDVEVRVRDEEGKVLPAGQVGEIIIRTPRIMKGYAGRADDAALPDGWRATGDLGWLDEDGYVFFAGRKDDMIIRGGENIAPAEIETVLMSHPAVDEVAVVGVPSEEWGQTVKAFVVLRKGASASEPELTEFCRSRLASFKRPEKIAFLDALPKNQLGKILRKDLRAE, from the coding sequence TTGAACACTGTCAATTTCGTAACCATCCCGTCCAGCATTGTGCCGGATCAGGAGATTCTGGTTTTTGGGAGGCAACGGCTGAACTATGCGCAGCTCGCCGATCAGGTCGCGCGTCTGGCAGCCGTTTTCAAGCAGGCCGGACTGAAGAGCCACGATGTGGTCGCCACGCTTGATACCAACTCCGATTGTTACGTCGCCAGCTACTATGCGGCGGCGAAGGCGGGACTGACATTCCTTCCGCTCAACTACCGCGCCAAGGAAAATGAGCTCGAGTACATGATCAACGCCGCCGAAACACGTGTGCTGCTGGTCGGCGATCGCTATTTCGATTTGATCGAGCGGATGCGCCCTCGCTTGAAGGTGCACTCCTTGCTCGCGATCGGCGAGGGCAGGGGCGGAATCCCGCGGCTGGGCGATTTGACAGCGAAAGCGGAGCCCGACGAGACCGAGGCCGAGGTGGAAGACGAAGATACCTCCATCTTGATGTACACCAGCGGCACCACCTCGCTGCCCAAGGGCGTCATGCTTTCGTTCCGCGACTTCACTGCCTATGTCACCGCGAACGTGGAGATGGCCGATGGGAGCGACCGGGGGATCGCACTGGTGTGCGTGCCGTTTTACCACATCGCCGGAACCACCGCGTACATGACCAATATTTGGACGGGTCGCAAAATGATCGTGATGCAGCAATTCGATGCCAAAACCTGGCTCGAGCTGGTTGCGGCCGAGAAGGTGACGCACGCTTTCGTGGTCCCCACCATGATGAAACAGCTGCTCGATGAGCCGTCCTTCTCGAAGACCGATTTATCTACCCTGACAAACCTGGCTTACGGCGGCGCTGCGATGCCGATCCAGGTTATCCGGCGCGCGATCGATGCATTTCCGAAGACGGTGGGATTCGTAAACGCATACGGGCAGACCGAGACCACGTCGTCACTTACGGTGCTGGGTCCGGATGACCATCGTCTCGAGGGTTCCCCCGCGGAGGTCGAGCTCAAGCTCAAGCGCCTCAACTCGATCGGCAAACCCTTACCCGACGTCGAAGTGAGGGTCCGCGACGAGGAGGGCAAGGTGCTTCCCGCCGGACAGGTCGGTGAAATAATCATTCGCACACCGCGGATCATGAAGGGATACGCGGGCCGGGCCGATGACGCCGCGCTGCCTGACGGTTGGCGTGCGACCGGAGACCTGGGATGGCTGGACGAAGATGGGTATGTGTTCTTCGCCGGGCGCAAGGACGACATGATCATTCGCGGCGGCGAGAACATCGCTCCGGCAGAAATCGAAACCGTCCTGATGAGCCATCCTGCAGTCGATGAGGTCGCGGTTGTGGGAGTTCCGTCGGAGGAGTGGGGCCAGACCGTGAAAGCATTTGTGGTGTTGCGCAAAGGCGCCAGTGCCAGCGAACCGGAATTGACCGAGTTCTGCAGGTCGCGACTGGCCAGCTTCAAGCGGCCCGAGAAGATAGCGTTTCTCGACGCGCTACCCAAGAACCAGCTGGGTAAAATTCTGCGCAAGGACCTGAGGGCGGAATAG
- the efp gene encoding elongation factor P, translating to MLIQATQLRAGMVLEYNKDLWRVMTVTHITPGNWRGMVQTKLRNIKSGSQTENRFRSEDRVERIILSQHTMQFLYQDGDDFHFMNTETFEQITIPKELIEDVAGFLTPNLEVEVEFYETTPLNVTLPKTVSLKVMQTDPGMRNAAVTNTLKPATVETGMVIQVPHFVAEGDTITINTETREYLSRSK from the coding sequence ATGCTGATTCAAGCGACGCAACTCCGCGCCGGAATGGTGTTGGAATACAACAAAGACCTTTGGCGGGTGATGACGGTAACCCACATCACGCCAGGCAACTGGCGCGGGATGGTCCAAACCAAGCTGCGCAATATCAAGAGCGGCTCGCAGACCGAAAATCGGTTTCGTTCCGAAGATCGCGTCGAGCGAATCATCCTGAGCCAGCACACGATGCAATTTCTTTATCAGGATGGCGATGATTTTCATTTCATGAACACGGAAACCTTCGAACAGATCACCATTCCAAAAGAACTGATCGAGGACGTCGCCGGTTTTCTCACGCCGAATCTGGAAGTCGAAGTCGAGTTCTACGAGACGACTCCCCTCAACGTGACCCTGCCCAAGACCGTCAGCCTCAAGGTCATGCAGACCGATCCCGGCATGAGAAACGCAGCGGTGACCAATACCTTGAAACCGGCAACGGTGGAGACCGGGATGGTGATTCAGGTCCCGCACTTCGTCGCCGAGGGCGACACGATTACGATCAACACCGAAACCAGAGAGTACCTGTCGCGCTCCAAGTGA
- a CDS encoding glycine cleavage T C-terminal barrel domain-containing protein — translation MAQHSGTVQNTQETTRTLAPASANRAQVLADYDVLQRGAGVCALFERKLIRVFGDDRVSFLHGMCSNDIKNARSGAIVPALFLTEHAHLIAEFFAWIDDASILIEIDQAAWSQTREHLEKLLVADDVEFEDCPDLVVVDVEGPRAAEAIRATTKDVVVPEKWRWTRTGEISIGNLPRFGASAGTILAPRQRVADVLSSIESLGADFRRIRTDAIEIVRVENGIVRVGVDSTDKTIALEARLNRAISVDKGCYVGQETIERATARGGIKKKLYGLVIEGERVPALNVSARFEGKEVGRLSSVEVSPRLGVIGLAILNHSVWKPGTRLTIADIAGELEAEVSDIPFPQGLK, via the coding sequence TTGGCGCAGCACTCTGGAACCGTGCAAAACACCCAGGAAACGACCAGAACCTTAGCCCCAGCTTCTGCGAACCGTGCGCAGGTACTCGCTGACTACGACGTACTTCAGCGCGGTGCAGGGGTATGTGCGCTCTTCGAGCGCAAGCTCATTCGCGTGTTTGGTGATGATCGGGTGTCGTTCCTTCACGGGATGTGCAGCAACGACATCAAAAATGCTCGCTCTGGCGCCATCGTTCCGGCGCTGTTCCTCACCGAACATGCGCACCTGATCGCAGAGTTTTTCGCGTGGATCGACGACGCGTCCATTCTGATTGAAATCGACCAAGCGGCTTGGAGCCAGACCCGCGAGCATCTGGAGAAGCTGCTGGTGGCCGATGATGTGGAATTCGAGGACTGCCCCGATTTGGTGGTTGTCGATGTAGAGGGGCCGCGGGCTGCCGAGGCCATCCGGGCTACTACCAAGGATGTGGTTGTGCCGGAAAAATGGAGATGGACACGCACGGGTGAGATATCGATTGGCAACCTGCCACGATTCGGGGCCTCCGCCGGGACGATACTGGCGCCGCGCCAAAGGGTTGCGGATGTCCTCTCGTCGATCGAGTCTCTGGGAGCGGATTTCCGGCGGATCAGGACCGATGCCATTGAGATCGTGCGGGTCGAAAACGGTATCGTGAGGGTTGGAGTTGACTCCACAGACAAGACCATCGCTTTGGAGGCGCGGCTCAACCGCGCCATCTCAGTCGACAAGGGATGTTACGTCGGCCAGGAAACTATCGAGCGTGCGACCGCACGAGGCGGTATCAAAAAAAAGCTCTATGGCCTCGTCATCGAGGGCGAACGCGTGCCGGCGCTGAATGTATCGGCGCGGTTCGAGGGCAAGGAAGTGGGCCGGCTGAGCAGTGTCGAGGTTTCTCCGCGACTGGGCGTCATAGGTCTTGCGATTCTGAATCACAGCGTCTGGAAGCCAGGGACCCGACTCACGATCGCCGATATCGCAGGAGAGCTCGAAGCCGAGGTCTCCGACATTCCATTTCCGCAAGGTTTAAAGTAA
- a CDS encoding GlsB/YeaQ/YmgE family stress response membrane protein: protein MIGTIIIGILAGWLAGKLMQGAGYGLIGDLILGLIGGIIGGWIFAQLRVAGPEGMIGSLVVATIGAVILVWITHLVRRV, encoded by the coding sequence ATGATCGGGACAATCATAATCGGAATTCTTGCCGGCTGGCTTGCGGGGAAGCTGATGCAGGGCGCCGGCTACGGGTTGATTGGGGACCTGATCCTCGGCCTCATCGGCGGAATCATCGGGGGATGGATCTTCGCGCAACTGAGAGTGGCAGGGCCCGAGGGGATGATCGGTTCCCTGGTGGTAGCGACGATTGGTGCCGTCATCCTGGTCTGGATTACCCACCTGGTGCGCCGCGTCTGA
- a CDS encoding enoyl-CoA hydratase-related protein, with protein sequence MQGHHPEARRPIEISAAGGCVTARLVGLARSAKLGAEAAARLIELFEEVEDDDSARMLAITGTGKAFCSGFAPEVNPALVESLAAISKPTVAIVNGDATDEGLELAMAADIRVALASARFALTQAGRGGLPRFGGTQRLPRLVGPAHALRMILTGAAIDGTEAHRIGLVAYLAKNERDLARTGGAVVEAILSRAPLAARLVKDAVIKGYDMTLEQGVRLEEDLYALLQTTADRAEGVRAFLEKRKPLFRGA encoded by the coding sequence TTGCAGGGACATCACCCGGAGGCTCGGCGGCCCATCGAGATCAGCGCCGCAGGAGGATGTGTTACCGCGCGGCTGGTCGGTTTGGCGCGGAGCGCGAAACTCGGCGCGGAAGCGGCGGCGCGGCTCATCGAACTCTTCGAAGAAGTCGAAGATGATGATTCCGCGCGGATGCTCGCGATCACCGGCACCGGCAAAGCTTTCTGCAGCGGATTCGCCCCGGAGGTGAACCCTGCACTGGTCGAGTCGCTCGCAGCGATCTCGAAGCCCACCGTCGCGATCGTCAATGGAGACGCCACCGACGAAGGGCTGGAATTGGCGATGGCCGCCGACATCCGCGTCGCGCTGGCATCCGCGCGATTCGCACTCACCCAGGCAGGGCGGGGCGGTTTGCCGCGGTTCGGCGGAACCCAGCGGCTTCCCAGGCTGGTGGGACCGGCGCACGCACTGCGCATGATCCTCACCGGCGCGGCTATCGATGGAACCGAGGCGCATCGAATCGGACTGGTAGCCTATCTTGCGAAAAATGAGCGCGATCTGGCTCGCACCGGGGGTGCGGTTGTCGAGGCGATCTTGAGCCGCGCGCCGCTGGCCGCGCGACTGGTCAAAGATGCGGTGATAAAAGGGTATGATATGACATTGGAGCAGGGCGTCAGGCTTGAGGAAGATCTCTACGCCTTGCTACAAACGACTGCCGATCGCGCCGAGGGAGTGCGTGCGTTTCTGGAGAAGCGCAAGCCGCTGTTCCGCGGCGCGTGA